The Vespula pensylvanica isolate Volc-1 chromosome 24, ASM1446617v1, whole genome shotgun sequence genome includes the window AACATTGATACGTCAAAGAACAATATATCTCATTGACCCAATGACGTATTAATACGCCAAGCGAGAACTATATGAGGCCGACCAATGACATGTTAATACGTCATACGGTATTTAACTACGTTCtccattttgaaattttatgaattcAAGGGAATTGCAATAATTTATGGTTTTTTTTactaaagattttttttttttttttttggttataacagtagcttttttttttacgtgatctcttttttgtacgaatcgatgaaacgaataataatgttCAGTTTtgaaatcgtataaattttcatttttaatattttaatatttgttattgactttttttttttactaaagaCCTCTTTCCGACCATTCGCAATAGctcgtttttaaaataaaattgattcgttCCTTCAAAAATTGCCTAAATTTAAATACATCGGATTGGGATATATCCTTCGACTATAgcgttaattatttcataaacgaaccaaagaaatcgatcgattttttttttctcaatagtTGGACCCACTACTTTCCTCAAGAATGATTAACAACGATagttgaaaaatatcgtatcCGAATTTAATTTGGATATATCATTGACTAACGTAGTCCATTTTAACGAACCAATGAGATCGATTTTttgtgttctttcttttttcgagtgCAATAATTGGTAGCATTACTTTCGTCAAAAGCCATTTACTACGATAAATTATCGAGGATCGTGTTCGAGCCGTACGGACATTTGCTTTACATACATAACGCGATGACATAACGCGCGTATATTAAGACACGCGGAACGATTTGTCGCGAGCGTCAACATGTCGCGCAAGAGGaggaacgagcgaacgaatgaacgaacggacgaatggacggacgaacggacgaacgaacgaacgaacgaacggacggacggatgaacgaaggaacgaaggaacgtacgaacgaacgaacgaacgaacgaacgagtaagCGAGCGAACACGAGCGAACGCCCGATGATTAGAAGTCCGGATCGTGTCAACGCGAAACGAGTAGTTGGCAGGAAATGTGGCAACAGTGTACGGACGAGTTTAGTAGCCGGCTAGCCGAAGCACGGAGCGCCGGCAGCCCGGTGGAACGTCCGCGTGTTGTACGAGGACGACCTTCCTTCACCCGTACCATATCGAGAGGAACTTTGCGCCTTCGAGTACATACGGGCAGCAaatattcatctttttctacttcttacAAAAAGTCGgtactttttaaattatttcttttctcgatattattattattattattattattattattattattattattattatcgatgtcgtaattgttgttattattgttattattgtttttttttctttttttttttttcattccaaaTGCGACGGACGATCTTTCTGTACgccatttatttctttctatctaaaGAATAAGCAGCAATGTttgaatgaatattaatagattttgTGAGaagcaatcttttttttctttcttttttttttctatatgttacttgttttttctgtttagagaacagaaagaaaaagagtgttTGAATGAATAGGATCTAATATGTTTTGTGATAagcgttattttttttttttcttttacatattacTTGATTCTTTATAATctagaaaacagaaaaaaagagcattGGTATTTAGATGAACTAGATCTGTGGTAGTATATTGTATgataaactatttttttttatcccctCTACATGctactcgtttctttctaatctaaaaaacaaaaaatgatatttagaTCAACAGGATCTAGTGTGTATTTAAGATAAGcatttttgaaatttacatGCTACTTGttcctttctatttcaaaatagaaaaagaaaaaaaaattcgatgaatACAGGATCTACTAATACAAGCATTATGAtcaacgtatatacatacatacatacacacacatacatatgtatatattttttatatatttctattggCCAggatatatcaattaaattttctctccctctctccccctcGAAATAAACAACAAATCCAAATATCTTTTACGTGTTCTCtcgtatcgataaaaaaatatcttccaaCTTGAACAAGAATAAAGAGGACGACGTGATTGTGCAAAGTCGGAACGAAATGAAActtacaattataaaataataaatgaattcgCAAATATTCGCGCTCATCCATTTGTGGAATtgggaagaggagaagaagaaggagaaagagagggttaataaatatactgaCAAAGTTGCATTACCaaataacaagaagaaagCTAAATCCTAAAGAGGATACTCGCGATAAGAGTGCGATGCGAGGTAAACCAACCAGTTTCCTTCAGTCGACGAGAGGACGATCGTAGAAGGAAGgcaagaaagaaacgaaagaaatgaacggccgaacgaacggacgaacgaacgaacggacgaacgaaagagcgagcgagcgagcgagcgagcaaaagagaaagaaagaaagagaaggagaataaggGAGAGTCGAGCAGCAACTACTACGACGGACGCACTCGACGAGTACTTTTTTCCTAGAGGGGAACCTTCGCGGAGCGGAGgtttattcaattaattcgcGTCTCGCAACCGGAGCGCGTTATTCGAGCGCGCGGAACACGTCCTAGGGGGTTTCGCTTCGCGGTTGGCACACGTGCGCAGGTGGAGGAGCGTGGCTTTCGCGAgcggtgctgctgctgctggctgctgctgctgctgctgctgctggctGCTTTTTTACGCCAACGGAGATCCTAGtgcttttttcccctctttgcTTCGGTATACGCCCGTAATAcgaggagatagagatagggagagagaaagagcgagagagttaGATATAGAGGGAGAGGGGGGAAGGGGaggtgggagggagggagggagggagggggaagagggtagaaagaaggaggaagaagagaagtagGAGCCGAGTAAAGGAAAAACGTGGGGAGGGGGTACGTTGAAAGGAAGcggtgggagggagagaaagtaaaaaaggagagaaagagaaagacggaaaaaaagataacgcaTTTTGCGGCGTGCGAATGTAcgagaaacggaaagagagagagagagagagagggagagagagagagagagagagagaaggagtgaTAAAATGAGGGATAGACGTAAGTAAGCTGctagaggaagaagataaaagtgGTAGGACGCGAAGTGAACGCGTCCGCGCGTataagagagcgagaaagagaaagaaagagatagaaagaaagaaagaaatcgagcTTCGACGAGACTCCTTCTTCCAGCTGGCCTGGCACAGCGAAGGAGTCGCGTCGCGCGGTTGCTCGTTCGGTCaatgtcttctctttcttccttccttgctcggtctttctctcgtcgttcctctttccctctcctaAAGTCCCTCCAAGCaaccctccctccctccttgtTTCTCATCCTCCCCACTATGAGTACTCCCGTGCTGCATCGCGCACACGAGACTCTGGTGCTGCGAATCCCTCTGTCATCGTCGCGAACGCGCCCGCCACCCGCCacccgccaccgccaccgccattgccaccaccgccgccaccaccaccgccactgccaccgccaccgccaccgccaccgcctcCCGCCGATCTCTCCCGAGCAACAACGCTGCATCATATCCTGTCGTTACCCTGTCGTGCCGTGTCGCGCTGTGTCGTACCTTATCGTGCcttgtcgtcttcgtcttcgttgccgtcatcgtcatcgtcaccgtcatcgtcatcgtcattgtcatcGTATCGCACAACTGGACTCGACTGTTGTCGTCGTTACATGAAATcgtaagaaaggaaataacatAACGATGTGTCGTCGTTcgatgttattattactattacaagTTTCCATTGATTCGTCGTATTCTTCGTATTCATATTCATATTCGTATTCGTctcttcgtcatcgtcgacgtcgacgtcgtcgttcgcagttcgttcgttaaaaaattccCTTTCTCCACGTCGctttcatcctcttcttcttcttcttctcctactACCAGCCGTGTTATTCCAGGGGGCAGaagacacgacgacgacggtggtGGTGTGTAGTGGTGGAGGTGACGGTGATGGTGCTGGTACTgttgatggtagtggtggtagcgGGGTAGTGATGgtgtggcggtggtggtggtggtggtgtagtagtagtagtagtgtagtagtagtagtagtagtagacgTACTCTCCGCGGTAGTAGAGAGCGCCActcgcgaacgaacgaacgaacgaacgaacgaacgaacgaacgaacgaacgaaagagcgagcgaacgagcgtaCGAGCGTGCGTGGCATTGGACATACTTCACGATTTAAAGCGCCCGTCGGAAAAGGCGTTCTCCTCCGCCGCGCGAGAGATTCACCGCTACCCCTTCCCCACTaatccctttccctttcccccACTACTCTACTCttccccctcccctccccaCGCTGTCGTTCTTCTGACGTGCGCGCGCGACACGGCGTGAAAGTTCTGTGGCCGCCGTCGCtgccgccgtcgccgtcgttaCCGCCgtcgccgccaccgccaccgccaccgtcgccgtcgccgtcgccgccgccgccgccgccgccgccgtcaCCGTCACCACCACCGCCGTCGTCACCGTCACCGTCACCGTCACCGTCACCGTCACCACCgtcaccaccaccgccgccgccgccgccgccgccaggACAAGGAGATAATCTTCGGAGATACCCGAACATGGTGATCGCAGTGCACGAACGCACCAACCGTGTCTATATAGTGAAATTCCGACGCGTGGTAGGAACtccttattctttctcttagaaacaaaaagagaaagagagaaagagagagaggtacaACACACACAGGTCGCCTTCTTCTCCTCCGCCTCTTTTCGATCGGTCAGGAGAGATACGTTTTTAGGTGACGTTCGCGCGAGAATTATCGCAATGGCATTGCACGGGAACACGATGTGGTAGCAGCTATACgttactttttctatctttttctttttctttttctttttctttttctttttttttatattattattattattatttcttttttatttttctttttattttttatttttttttatttttattttttttgtaaaggaacaagagagggaagaaagataaacggggaaaaaagagggaaaagaaagaaaaagaaaattaaccaATCAAGATCTTGCACGCATGCACTTATTCGCACACACGCGTACGTTATATatgttgtgtgtatatatatatatatatatatatatatgtatgtatgtatacacacgtacTCAAGCGTACGTATCACAGAGAGGAATTTTATTCCAAGCTAAACGCTGTTTCTCTACTTTGTAAAAAGCACGAATGACAACTTGATTCTCGATGCGAATGACATCTCACCAATCTGCCAAACGTTTCTTCGAGGGGggaaatttttgttcttttctttatccattTTACTATAGCtaggctctctctctctccgtcgtGTCCTATACTCTCGCGCGCTTCATTCGCTggatgcgcgcgcgcgtcgCGCCAATACGTGTAAGGAAAATAGGCGCGAAACATGAAAACGAATTATGTATTGCGTTGTTTGAGCTGCCTAATTGACGAGGAAGCGAGGGGTAAGAGGAAGGATATattcttcgtttaatttttctttttcgttccgaATGTTAATCCATTTTGTACGATTCGTGAACGACCGAACAAAAATCGACGTTTTCTTCGTTAGGATTTCTTCGTGTGTTGGTGGAATAGTTCATTggacgatatttaaaataattgtctatatatgtgtgtatgtatatgtatgtgtatatgtgtggtatatatatgtatatattataattatgtgattatttattaaaaattctgtttatttttctgtttttctattttttcttttttcttttttccagaGTGCAATAAAGCTAGCtggtaaaaataatgtaaagaaGCTGCATACGTTGCTGTCAATAGTGGATGAAAAACCAAAGCTGGATACTGGACAAAACAATAGGCACAACGAGCACCATATCAAAAACCATTTCAAGCACAACCACTATACGCATAATTCCATATTGACACCGTCGACGCTCAATCAGGTATACTAAACAGCATTTAATATTACGTTATTGATTGGTTTAGATTAATTGAAAGTCaggtttattttgtttattttttataattttgtgagattattattgttaagattgttattatttcacaGGGTCTAGATGCAGGTACAAGCGACGATAGTGGTAGAGCGTCTGAACAATTGCATGGCCCTGGTATACCTAGGGATTGCCAGGACGCAGACAGTTCCAGGGACCATCTCAGCGAtgtaagtttcttcttttaatcgttgtcatataggtatatataaatatataaaaatgttatttacaaacatacgtatttatcttACAGGCTAGCAGTCATTGCAGTTCGGGTAAAGGTTATATCGTaagtattttttacatttattatcatttgataatatataattatcaatcgtTTGATACAATAATTGATTGACCAACttaagttaaaataataataataataataataataaaacatatattaattattctttttcattctagtGTGATAGTGAAGGAGAAGACGATAAGGTATTTaaagttaatttataataattctttccttttttttttttaatttcattcattcaatcGTATTTACATGTATCTGTTTCTTACAGGGCTCGGATGCAGAGTCGATACTCTTTGAATCTTCTACCCCACCACCCCTTGCACGTAAATGTAAGTATCTACAGCTTTGACTTATCGATCCTTTCAGCTCTTTAAACTTTGCGATAAAGTTCATTACAAGTAATTTGAATCAATGATTTGGAATCAATGAATTGTAAATattcaattgaaaaaatatgtctATATGCGCAAAGTATGAATGATGAAATaagcaaataatattattatatatatatgtacatatgcgtACACATactgtgtgtatgcatatgcGTGTCTACTATATACGAGTAAAATGAGATTATTATTTGTAGACGAGCTGCCATCTTCTTCGCCGCACGTGTTGCCTCCAGCGAACGGAGCAGGAGGGTCTCCTCCGGACACGGGCGGACAAATTTCAAATCCTGCAACGGATGCACCGGCGCCTATACCACCTCCAGTGCCAGCATCTGCACCAGTTCCAACCGCACCGAGTCCTCCTAGCCCAACATTACCCCCACACATATCCCAACCACCggtaaatagaaaaacatatcaattgattatattaaaattccatTAGAACATATTATTTAGTATAAACGACACATTTCAGATGACTAGTCCATTGGCAGCCAATCCTCGTGCAATAGCTCCGCAACAACGACCAGCTTCGCCTGCTCTGCCACCACCTTCCTTATCCCAGCAACCTCATACTACGATACCTGCATTGCATCCACCTAATGTGCCCCTCGTTTCATCGAGCCATACTACTAGTCCGGCGGTAGCTAATTTAGGTGTTGCTCCAGCGGCACCATCAAACGGTGCTGCTACTACGAGCTATCCACCACCAATACCCATGGCCGCCTATCCTCAAACACAACCGTCGTATCCACCGCTTTATACGCCGTACACAGCTCTAAATCATAGTCCGTATCTCCCACCTGCGGTACCGTCTCCTTCCCATTCCGCTTCTTCGCGTACAGACGTGGTAAGTCGtacatctatctctctttctattaatattttagagTTCGACAATCTttagagaatatttataattacaaagaaTAACGTCTGATGATAAAATACGATTCACTAATATTCCTTACGTATGATATTTTTCAGAGAGGAAGTAGAGCCTCCCCTTGTACTAACATAAGTAAGCAGACTATAGGAAATAACATCACAAGTCATAATAATACTCCTCTTAGCGCGGCTACTACAACATGCGTGTCCACCATAACTAATACAGTTACCACGGCGAATACCATTGCTCACAGAGATATGGTGGCCTGTAGTTTGTctggaagaaataataataataattctccgCGTGGACATAGTCCTagtcgagagagagacagttataggtatgataatatattcgtcctacctatctattacgttaatcattaaatattaaaggtTGGATTTGTAACATCTCGAGgaaatttaatgtaataatagtaatgttTGTTACAGTAGCAACGTGAGTAGCCTAAGTAGAGGCAGCATCACACCTGTAAGTGTGCCAAACACGTCTTCACCAGCTAATTCTAGTCTACCTGCTTACACCAAACCACAGGGATGGATTGGGTGAGAGGAGTTTAActcgaaatttcgaaattatgtaaattcatAGGATACCGATGATgacaatgttttcttttctttgttctttttttataacctGTAGTAGCAGCACAACCTCGCAGCTCTCTCCAGCAACGGCAACGTCAGTACCAAGGCCAACTCCTCCACCTGTACCACCACTCGGAATACATACGTTTCCACCGCCGATGTTTGCAGCTCCGTTACCACCGCCTGTCTCTAGTTCCAGTCCGCATACTTCACTTCCTTCACTTCCTCCACCTACGACCAACCCCAATCCGTTTTCAGCAGAATCACTTTTTCAAACAAGTAAGTTTATAACGcgatctcttttccttttccacttATTGAAGTAAAAGATTCGTCGATCGTGAGAATCAAAAGAGTATGCTAACCAAAACAAGGGGTGACTCATGTCGCAGGTCAGGCAGACCTGTTAAGGAGAGAGCTGGACAATAGATTTTTGGCCTCTCAAGATAGAAACGTCAGTGTAGGAGTTGGGAATTTGGGTCCACCGCCGTATCTTAGAACGGAAATGCATCATCATCAGCATCAGCATACGCACGTGCATCAACATACGACACCGTTGCTTCCACCGGCAGCGGCTACGACGTTATTTCCACCACCGATTGTAAGTTCTTAATGCGATAGaagaatttgttaaaatttcgGAAAGCAACTTTGACACTATTTCGGATGCCTTGACATGGAAAGAATTTCTTAGTTTTGTAtttcgcacacacacacacacacacacacacacacacacacacactagtAGACTTGTATCACTTGTAAGCGTTCTAATTTCCTTTAATAGTTCAAAGATATACCAAAACTTGGCGGAGTGGAGTCTCCCTTTTTTCGAGGTAATTTAAACTTGTCTGGATATTCCGGATTCAACACGGGAATACTTCATCCTGGGATTGGTCCTCCTTCGACACCTTTCGTACCTCCCAATCATTTAACATCATTTGCACCAAAGGTAAAAAAGGCATGTGCTAAAATATCGAGGCCAAAGATTTGTatgaacgatatataaaatatatatattatatgtatatacatatatatttatatatatcgtatccCGATCCTTTGAATATTTtgcttataaaatttcaattacttCTTGTAGAAGAGCGGAAAATGGAATGCAATGCATGTACGCATCGCATGggaaatttatcattatcaacaAAAGCAACAAGCAGAAGCGAAAGCTGGAAGTGTTGTTAACACGAAAACTGAATTGCTAAGACCCCCAAGCCATCTATATCCAGGAGGACCCGCAAGTGGTTTGGGAATAACCGCTCCTCCTATGGCACCTCCATTCCCAACTAATATGCCACCTGCGCATCCtgcaccacctccacctcatCCCGTTGGCTTCCTATCCACGCCAACTTCTCATTTAGGTACGTGCCTAATTcatagaaacagaaataaataatgaattcgTTGCATCGCGTGAAAGTAACGACgatatcgttaattataattataaaactaatTACTCTTGTTATTATGTAATAGGAACTGGAATGTCACCGTTCGGAAGATATCCTTCGACGTTTGGAACGCCAAATCCAAACTTTCCAGGTCTGTCGAGTTTTCCTCCGGCGAGAGAAATGCCACCTTTAAGTGGCCTGAGTTCTGTACATGATCCATGGAGAGGGtaagttgaaaaaaagaggaaagaattaacgacgataataagaagaagaacgatggTCCTAACGATCTCCCAACTTGGAGAACAATTAATCAATCTCACAAGACGAACGATgggtttccttctttttagaTTGCAACGCGCATCCACTGGCTTTCCACCTACCACAGTGTCATGGGGGTTGAAACCAGAGCCACCAACGATCGACAGACGAGCTGAACTCGAAGAACGTGAACGTGAACGCGAACGCGAACGAGAACGTGAGAGAGAACGTGAACGTGAACGTGAACGTGAACGCGTTCGACGCGAGAGGGaacgagaaagggaggaacaacgagagagagaaagacgtgaacgcgaaaaggaagagaagagaaagcagCAGGAAGCTGCCgaacgtgaaagagaaagacgagatAAGGAACGTCGTGAGATGGAGAGGCgcgagatggaaagagaaagattgctCCATCAAAATCGACAACACGTGCTGGTAGGAAGAGAACGTTCGCCGTTGAGAAACGGTTCGGCACCGTTAGATGCTGGAGAAGTTCGAGTCAAGGAAGAACCACGTAGCAAAGACGACGAAGTAGTGATGCTTCCAAGGCCATCAGGTCCTGGTCCAGGTGGTACATCGGGTACAGGTCCTGGATCAAATCCATTGTCTGATCCAAGATATCATCACCCACATCCGCACGCTTATCTAACGAGGCATCCGCACAGTATGCCTGCACCACATTCTATGCCACGAAGTATGCTTCCAGGCTTAGGTGCACATCCGATGCAACATTTTCCACCACCGTCTGCGCCTACAGGTCAACCAGGAGGTCCTTGGCCAGCGGATCCCTTTAGAGACTACAGATACGATCCTCTTCAACAATTGCGATATAATCCTCTAATGGCTGCTGCCGCCTTCAGAgcagaggaagaagaacgagcAAAACTTTATGCAGGATATCCACCAGCCCCGGTTAATACACTTAGAGGCAAAGATCCTAGTCCTGGACCATTAAGCAATTTACATATACACCATAGGGCTGGTCCTGGCCCAGGTGTACCGGCAAGACAACTCGAGCCTGCATTAATGCACGCAGACATTCACAAAAAAGAGGACGCGTCGCAATCCCGATGATACATCCTCCCAACGTCCTCAGCTTCTGCAAGTGAACGCACCGATGGCTCCACGTTTTGAACAATTCGAGTTACagacactctctttctctctccttttactATACATCATCGGTGCTGATATTTTGCTAATGGAGAAGAGGCgcgtttattatttaatgtgggaaaagaatggaaaaaaattgtatatagattatgtaatttatagtTATCAAAGAGAGTACGAGAGAACGTGTGAGTAGAATATTATTGACTTGAGATATAAGGACCGTACGATTAAATACGGTGCTGCTTTTTTTTTGCCCGTGTCATCGtcgaagagagaagatcgatCGCCACGGCTGCTGCTGCGCTCCATGGTGGTAGCTGAATATGGCGAAGGATTTTTCGCATCGATTCATTTCGATCAAGCGACAcgttatgatgatgatggggATCCATGCTAAAactgaagagagaaaaaaaaaacaagtaaaaaattatgtgATTTCAGCGATTTTGGGAAATCTGACTGTCTATAgcgatatcaattttaattttaatttttaattattattattattattattattattattaattattattattattaattattattattattattaattattattattaattattattattattataacaacaaTTATGCGTaccgtttaaaagaaaaaaaaaaaaaaaacaaaaaacagcAGAAAAGTATCGtgtgtaatattaatagttattgtagaaaaatatgaagCGATGCTacgtttaaaagagaaaaaaaaaaaaaagaaacaaataagaaggaaaaaaaaataatgaaatacgaGGGGAAAAATCCCGAGTGTTAGGTGAAAAGAATTTAAGCGCAGATCTCTCTACCATTAACTCtcaaaaagttatttaattaattaattaattatttatttattgcgaCTTATAAGCGAACTCTTGAATCTCCTCTACTACACTGATGTGCAAATACGATCGGTCAACTCTATTTGCCtccctttttaattaatttaatatcgatgtaatataaatgattatacataaattttacttttttgataGAGCTTAATTTGTACATTTTAGAGACGACGGAATAGAAAGTGGAAAAAAGGGCAGACGAAAAGTATCTTTggctttttataaatatcacgaGCTTgcttcttacttctttttctttttcttttttttttttttttatttttatttttccctttcaaATTCT containing:
- the LOC122637177 gene encoding autism susceptibility gene 2 protein-like isoform X5, which encodes MVIAVHERTNRVYIVKFRRVSAIKLAGKNNVKKLHTLLSIVDEKPKLDTGQNNRHNEHHIKNHFKHNHYTHNSILTPSTLNQGLDAGTSDDSGRASEQLHGPGIPRDCQDADSSRDHLSDASSHCSSGKGYICDSEGEDDKGSDAESILFESSTPPPLARKYELPSSSPHVLPPANGAGGSPPDTGGQISNPATDAPAPIPPPVPASAPVPTAPSPPSPTLPPHISQPPMTSPLAANPRAIAPQQRPASPALPPPSLSQQPHTTIPALHPPNVPLVSSSHTTSPAVANLGVAPAAPSNGAATTSYPPPIPMAAYPQTQPSYPPLYTPYTALNHSPYLPPAVPSPSHSASSRTDVRGSRASPCTNISKQTIGNNITSHNNTPLSAATTTCVSTITNTVTTANTIAHRDMVACSLSGRNNNNNSPRGHSPSRERDSYSSNVSSLSRGSITPVSVPNTSSPANSSLPAYTKPQGWIGSSTTSQLSPATATSVPRPTPPPVPPLGIHTFPPPMFAAPLPPPVSSSSPHTSLPSLPPPTTNPNPFSAESLFQTRVTHVAGQADLLRRELDNRFLASQDRNVSVGVGNLGPPPYLRTEMHHHQHQHTHVHQHTTPLLPPAAATTLFPPPIFKDIPKLGGVESPFFRGNLNLSGYSGFNTGILHPGIGPPSTPFVPPNHLTSFAPKVKKKSGKWNAMHVRIAWEIYHYQQKQQAEAKAGSVVNTKTELLRPPSHLYPGGPASGLGITAPPMAPPFPTNMPPAHPAPPPPHPVGFLSTPTSHLGTGMSPFGRYPSTFGTPNPNFPGLSSFPPAREMPPLSGLSSVHDPWRGLQRASTGFPPTTVSWGLKPEPPTIDRRAELEERERERERERERERERERERERERVRREREREREEQRERERREREKEEKRKQQEAAERERERRDKERREMERREMERERLLHQNRQHVLVGRERSPLRNGSAPLDAGEVRVKEEPRSKDDEVVMLPRPSGPGPGGTSGTGPGSNPLSDPRYHHPHPHAYLTRHPHSMPAPHSMPRSMLPGLGAHPMQHFPPPSAPTGQPGGPWPADPFRDYRYDPLQQLRYNPLMAAAAFRAEEEERAKLYAGYPPAPVNTLRGKDPSPGPLSNLHIHHRAGPGPGVPARQLEPALMHADIHKKEDASQSR
- the LOC122637177 gene encoding autism susceptibility gene 2 protein-like isoform X4, with the protein product MEIEAKQRNQRNRRRERALRMLAQRENLVNAKQQQQQQQQQQQQQQQQQQQQQQQQQQNQQQSQHQNQQQQHSHQQQQQQSQQSQQQTIRQRPPNDEEDSHSGEDEDNHPAVVVGGGGGGGGGGGGGGGGGGGVGGGGVGGGGGGGGGGGGGVVGGVGGVVGGGVGGASAGTGTGGPLGLSGLGGLSRNAHSRDGGHSRPPRPPRPPRPRKKSSLAAAAAAAAAATNNQKEPPFEEDIIDGFAILAFRTYEELESAIKLAGKNNVKKLHTLLSIVDEKPKLDTGQNNRHNEHHIKNHFKHNHYTHNSILTPSTLNQGLDAGTSDDSGRASEQLHGPGIPRDCQDADSSRDHLSDASSHCSSGKGYICDSEGEDDKGSDAESILFESSTPPPLARKYELPSSSPHVLPPANGAGGSPPDTGGQISNPATDAPAPIPPPVPASAPVPTAPSPPSPTLPPHISQPPMTSPLAANPRAIAPQQRPASPALPPPSLSQQPHTTIPALHPPNVPLVSSSHTTSPAVANLGVAPAAPSNGAATTSYPPPIPMAAYPQTQPSYPPLYTPYTALNHSPYLPPAVPSPSHSASSRTDVRGSRASPCTNISKQTIGNNITSHNNTPLSAATTTCVSTITNTVTTANTIAHRDMVACSLSGRNNNNNSPRGHSPSRERDSYSSNVSSLSRGSITPVSVPNTSSPANSSLPAYTKPQGWIGSSTTSQLSPATATSVPRPTPPPVPPLGIHTFPPPMFAAPLPPPVSSSSPHTSLPSLPPPTTNPNPFSAESLFQTSQADLLRRELDNRFLASQDRNVSVGVGNLGPPPYLRTEMHHHQHQHTHVHQHTTPLLPPAAATTLFPPPIFKDIPKLGGVESPFFRGNLNLSGYSGFNTGILHPGIGPPSTPFVPPNHLTSFAPKVKKKSGKWNAMHVRIAWEIYHYQQKQQAEAKAGSVVNTKTELLRPPSHLYPGGPASGLGITAPPMAPPFPTNMPPAHPAPPPPHPVGFLSTPTSHLGTGMSPFGRYPSTFGTPNPNFPGLSSFPPAREMPPLSGLSSVHDPWRGLQRASTGFPPTTVSWGLKPEPPTIDRRAELEERERERERERERERERERERERERVRREREREREEQRERERREREKEEKRKQQEAAERERERRDKERREMERREMERERLLHQNRQHVLVGRERSPLRNGSAPLDAGEVRVKEEPRSKDDEVVMLPRPSGPGPGGTSGTGPGSNPLSDPRYHHPHPHAYLTRHPHSMPAPHSMPRSMLPGLGAHPMQHFPPPSAPTGQPGGPWPADPFRDYRYDPLQQLRYNPLMAAAAFRAEEEERAKLYAGYPPAPVNTLRGKDPSPGPLSNLHIHHRAGPGPGVPARQLEPALMHADIHKKEDASQSR